A single region of the Pyricularia oryzae 70-15 chromosome 4, whole genome shotgun sequence genome encodes:
- a CDS encoding guanylate kinase — MPLLDIDSHGIQAVADVGQLLGDLLRHAGDVKPTTTIEPPLERSDFGDLQSRLSEVFPKSNADTAQPTRSHQWAVLETAVRDTFGRLLAESSIDAPDFVRVWNLLDLLCILEDLELCDPALLFWLIEELLDSQTISGCRKIFDYLESRRQKITSKHFASKKLVILRTCNELLRRLSRARDTAFCGRVFIFLFQSFPLGDKSSVNLRGEFHVENVTTYDQDAAKRNGATTDQMEIDGQPATATPNEGKQATLKHTSSDAKGQGPPVDMDALYPIFWSLQSSFSQPKNLFDRKNFAEFQSNLQSTLSALEYAQGQASSRSKQYDGGSRAGQKRKRDPDGNELADSFNPRYLTSRDLFELELSDLTFRRYILVQALIIMEFLLSLSAEAKEKLAQVKVNNKSVTYSDQVLSDEEAKWAVNMKDKISAQLTSISVGDGQYFHRIVATVLARDKNWVRWKIEGCPQIELPSVPPEQFVEAKKTVHRQVNKKHRSNAGSALSLDFLSTSSNSSVLDSLKVSDRYQLPELGMFQRKIAEDDLEIDMPMNDKSKAEAIEGKASKSWRALRIASKSRMAEFDKIEDPDKIDVIFARNEKSQAEPEADNCQPGKQPDDLRPLIISGPRLSGKSSLIKLLQERNPRVFGKVRVHTTRGEDADELKDHERIVVSATEFSTMIDSDRFLEYGEVDGEQFGTSKGAISTIVDAEKVPIMEMSTNGVRQTKEYSFEARHVFVKPPDTEVLSARLKDQGVAAEKVVEILKAVQEDIDRSATAAYDEIIVNDDLEAAYTALEHFVYGTKTSGEDETMGGTKQAQEQE, encoded by the exons ATGCCTTTACTTGACATTGACAGTCACGGCATCCAAGCTGTGGCTGATGTGGGACAGCTGTTGGGCGATCTTTTGAGGCATGCTGGAGATGTGAAGCCAACAACCACCATCGAGCCTCCCCTCGAGAGGTCCGACTTTGGTGATTTGCAATCGCGACTATCGGAAGTTTTCCCAAAGTCAAACGCAGATACTGCGCAACCAACGCGGAGTCATCAATGGGCTgttttggagactgccgtcCGGGATACTTTTGGCAGGTTGCTT GCTGAATCATCCATTGACGCCCCGGATTTTGTCAGGGTCTGGAACTTGCTAGATCTGCTATGCATTCTCGAAGACTTGGAACTATGCGACCCTGCACTCTTGTTCTGGCTGATCGAGGAGCTTCTCGACAGCCAAACTATCTCTGGATGTCGCAAGATCTTTGATTACCTCGAATCGCGGCGGCAGAAAATCACCTCGAAACACTTTGCTTCCAAAAAGCTTGTCATATTGAGGACATGCAACGAACTCTTGCGACGGCTCTCCCGAGCAAGAGATACGGCCTTCTGCGGCAGGGTTTTCATCTTCTTGTTCCAAAGCTTCCCTCTGGGTGACAAAAGCTCAGTCAATCTCCGTGGCGAGTTCCACGTGGAGAATGTCACAACATATGACCAAGATGCAGCGAAGCGGAATGGTGCTACTACAGATCAAATGGAGATAGATGGTCAGCCGGCCACCGCCACACCTAATGAAGGGAAGCAAGCGACGTTAAAACATACATCAAGTGATGCCAAAGGTCAGGGGCCTCCAGTTGACATGGACGCGTTGTACCCGATCTTCTGGTCACTGCAATCCAGCTTCAGTCAGCCCAAGAACCTCTTTGATCGCAAGAACTTTGCAGAGTTTCAATCAAACCTTCAATCCACATTGTCAGCCCTTGAATATGCCCAAGGCCAGGCGTCGTCAAGGTCAAAGCAGTACGACGGAGGATCAAGAGCTGGACAAAAGCGCAAGCGCGATCCGGACGGTAATGAGCTCGCAGATTCATTCAACCCCAGATACCTAACAAGCAGGGATTTGTTTGAGTTGGAG TTGAGCGACCTCACCTTCCGGAGATATATTCTCGTCCAAGCCTTGATAATCATGGAGTTCTTGCTATCATTATCGGCAGAAGCAAAGGAGAAGCTCGCCCAGGTCAAAGTAAACAACAAGTCAGTTACGTATTCGGACCAGGTACTCAGCGATGAGGAAGCCAAATGGGCCGTCAACATGAAGGATAAGATATCCGCGCAGCTAACTAGTATATCGGTGGGGGATGGTCAATACTTTCACCGCATCGTGGCAACTGTGTTGGCAAGGGACAAGAACTGGGTAAGGTGGAAGATTGAAGGGTGCCCTCAGATCGAGCTGCCCTCGGTTCCACCAGAGCAATTTGTagaggccaagaagacggTCCATCGCCAAGTGAACAAGAAGCACAGGTCGAACGCCGGAAGTGCGCTCTCGCTCGACTTTCtgagcaccagcagcaaTTCCTCGGTGCTCGATAGCCTCAAAGTCTCAGACCGGTATCAGCTTCCGGAGCTGGGCATGTTTCAGCGAAAGATCGCCGAGGACGACCTGGAGATTGATATGCCAATGAATGACAAGTCCAAGGCTGAGGCTATAGAGGGCAAGGCCAGCAAGAGCTGGAGAGCGCTGCGCATAGCTAGTAAATCGCGCATGGCGGAATTTGACAAGATTGAGGACCCAGACAAAATCGATGTCATTTTTGCCAGAAATGAAAAGAGCCAGGCAGAACCAGAGGCCGACAATTGTCAACCAGGAAAGCAGCCAGATGACTTGCGGCCGTTGATCATAAGCGGTCCCAGGTTGTCTGGCAAATCATCATTGATAAAGCTTCTGCAAGAACGGAACCCTCGGGTTTTTGGCAAGGTCCGCGTGCACACAACGAGGGGCGAGGATGCCGATGAACTCAAGGATCATGAACGCATTGTCGTGTCTGCCACCGAGTTTAGCACAATGATCGACTCAGATAGGTTTTTGGAGTACGGGGAGGTTGATGGGGAACAGTTTGGAACCAGCAAAGGGGCTATAAGCACAATCGTTGATGCGGAAAAAGTGCCCATCATGGAGATGAGCACCAAT GGCGTGCGACAAACCAAAGAGTACTCGTTCGAGGCGCGACACGTCTTCGTCAAGCCTCCAGATACAGAGGTTCTGTCAGCTCGACTCAAGGACCAAGGGGTAGCAGCAGAGAAAGTCGTCGAGATTCTCAAGGCGGTCCAAGAAGATATCGATCGGTCCGCCACAGCCGCCTACGATGAAATCATTGTCAATGATGATTTGGAGGCTGCATATACAGCGCTGGAGCATTTCGTCTACGGCACAAAGACGTCTGGGGAAGACGAGACCATGGGCGGGACtaagcaggcccaggagcaGGAGTGA
- a CDS encoding ornithine aminotransferase produces MTPSATNGDAAAASSRFHASSTKSAIAAENEYAAHNYHPIPVVFARAQGVNVWDPEGKHYLDLLSAYSAVNQGHCHPELIKALAEQAGRLTLSSRAFYNDVFPVWAAKVRDLFGYDMVLPMNTGAEAVETAIKIARKWAYKVKGVPQGKAHVFSVADNFHGRTMTAISLSTDPESRDNYGPYVPNIGAICPTTGRQIRYNNISDLEIVLEAHGAETAAFIVEPIQGEAGVVVPDDDYLAKVHALCKKHNVLFICDEIQTGIARTGKMLCCNWAGIKPDIVTLGKAISGGMYPVSCVLADKDVMMVVEPGTHGSTYGGNPLGCAVSIRALELVEEGKLADQADHLGRIFREGVEAFKSPIVQQVRGKGLLNAVVIDESAAGGRTAWDLCMLLKSKGLLAKPTHGNIIRFAPPLIITEEELKKALSIIGEALTELPTAEKGDGH; encoded by the exons ATGACACCCTCCGCCACCAACggtgacgccgccgccgcttcgTCCCGGTTCCATGCCTCCTCGACCAAATCCGCCATCGCGGCGGAGAACGAGTATGCTGCCCACAATTACCACCCCATTCCCGTTGTCTTTGCCCGCGCCCAAGGAGTCAACGTCTGGGATCCAGAGGGCAAGCACTATCTCGATCTCCTCTCTGCCTACAGCGCCGTCAACCAAGGCCACTGTCACCCGGAGCTGATCAAAGCCCTGGCTGAGCAGGCTGGTCGCCTCACGTTGAGCTCGAGAGCCTTTTACAATGATGTGTTCCCCGTATGGGCCGCAAAGGTCCGCGACCTCTTCGGCTATGATATGGTGCTGCCCATGAACACTGGTGCCGAGGCCGTTGAGACAGCTATCAAGATCGCGAGAAAGTGGGCATACAAGGTCAAGGGGGTCCCACAGGGCAAGGCCCATGTATTCAGCGTGGCTGACAACTTCCACGGTCGAACG ATGACCGCCATTTCATTGTCTACCGATCCGGAATCGCGCGATAACTATGGGCCATACGTTCCAAATATCGGTGCAATCTGTCCTACGACGGGCAGGCAGATCAGGTACAATAACATCTCGGATCTGGAGATCGTCCTAGAGGCGCATGGGGCCGAGACGGCTGCTTTCATTGTAGAGCCCATCCAGGGTGAGGCAGGTGTTGTTGTGCCGGATGACGACTATCTTGCCAAAGTACATGCGCTATGCAAGAAGCACAATGTCCTCTTCATTTGTGACGAGATCCAGACCGGCATTGCCCGCACAGGCAAGATGCTGTGTTGCAACTGGGCTGGAATCAAGCCCGACATTGTAACCCTTGGCAAAGCTATCTCGGGCGGCATGTACCCCGTCAGTTGCGTGCTTGCTGACAAGGACGTCATGATGGTTGTCGAGCCCGGCACTCATGGGTCCACCTACGGCGGTAACCCATTGGGCTGTGCTGTATCTATTCGTGCGTTAGAGCTGGTTGAGGAGGGTAAGCTTGCGGACCAGGCCGACCATCTTGGCCGGATTTTCCGTGAAGGCGTCGAAGCGTTCAAGTCTCCAATTGTCCAGCAGGTCAGAGGCAAGGGGCTTCTCAATGCTGTTGTCATCGACGAGTCAGCGGCAGGGGGAAGGACCGCGTGGGATCTTTGCATGCTGCTGAAATCGAAGGGTCTACTG GCCAAACCAACGCACGGGAACATAATCCGATTCGCGCCACCCCTCATTATCACGGAGGAGGAACTGAAAAAGGCGCTCAGCATCATAGGGGAAGCATTGACCGAGCTTCCGACTGCGGAGAAGGGTGATGGTCACTAA
- a CDS encoding intron-binding protein aquarius, with amino-acid sequence MPTAKRQKGARKSENNEGSSTHPPSTATNQRGGESEFSQLAHQHWLKPSKRTTKVKIKNDVLKSMWDSLERDQFPHKSLLELETLQLLESYLWPGYTENSSHHHVLLTVLIVNTKRRERLDTWALFEDRPVDFSSLFRRVLSMSIDQTLSIATRTQIMCFVIQGFQSLDCGIVRKECAPLVSISIWHNLVTEEKRDHLLDQDLHLHKAWRAALRRYEAADDATKARLRFERSWLYTLVLDFYSLLYGGNSTPDVVIYCERFMELLIDLQSQLPTRRYVNTLLQDLHISTAITISPLYNDEDHGLFRDLHGLFQHFTFFIINDYTGAQLSSAEAYGRKCAELAKLQRIAFQHFREKLLVLALSNYGSIGDRGELVTLLEPLTDDEVSRLASLLLLRTSYPDAAKLPVDRKFLIEVLLSAFEKRQTFRDVIRDMNIMPTEQTLFESSLLRTDSYNGSQPLALPKLNLQYLSIGDFLWRAFVLYRCESFYGIRKDVEAALQRLKPISPRPGETSFTGNSRMALPVSKPAVVDVVPAQVGDDAPSLVKAEVTIDLRRLTDGVKRDWDSLRPDDVVFLLAVDASTSQENETGGPPLGEAQKQGLLAVRTAEVMQIVDDRGRAVRDDGFGRGAIRRLILKLDPNMYKADIEGPSSAKSDIYQRFNVVVRRSGRENNFKPVLESIRSLALTDVPLAPWLHEVFLGYGDPAAATFKLLPNRIKTLDYRDTFLDWQHLVASLPGRIVEPGFDVDGSFGPPYVLTTADKPEEEVSTKQSKKRRRDAEPALISEVETLKVSTYKTPNNGPYPTDRLKRNNVRFTPAQIDAIISGSQPGLTVIVGPPGTGKTDVATQIINNIYHNFPEQRTLLIAHSNQALNQLFTKIVALDIDERHLLRLGHGEEDLDAGGNFGKAGRVESFLKNRDRYLLEVTKLAVSIGAPGAHGNSAETAGHFNSVYVEPAWARFLAFTDDPSLSAAEVAAAFPFTDFFADAPQPLFPPEGDREAVSDIINGCYRHISRIFAELADILPFEILRREKDKANYLLTSEARIVAMTSTHAAIRRGEIASLGFKYDNVVVEEAAQITEIESFIPLAMQKPKAGHNGLQRIVLCGDHLQNSPVIQNMAFRHYANLEQSLFSRLVRLGVPTISLDQQGRARPSIAKLYQWRYNNLGNLPHVETSDEFLTANAGFKYDYQFINVPDYKGKGESEPSPHFIQNLGEAEYAVAIYQYMRLLGYPANKISILTTYAGQRALVRDVLKHRCGRGQIFGLPKIVTTVDKYQGEQNDYIILSLTRTARVGYLRDVRRLTVALSRARLGLYVVGRRQVFESCPELRQAFDILLQRPDKLSLVTGELWPSQRSLADETDKETVPGEVVMEDVVHMGQYVYEMTVTKMGQIGTGKGLPMLEEVEEEAAGAVEALAPPPAASELMEVTEDREVEGIDPEIEDAGVAAN; translated from the exons ATGCCAACCGCGAAGAGACAAAAGGGTGCGCGAAAGTCAGAAAACAACGAAGGTAGCTCGACTCACCCCCCATCGACTGCCACGAATCAACGCGGCGGAGAGTCCGAATTCTCTCAGCTTGCCCATCAACACTGGCTCAAACCATCCAAGCGGACCACCAAGGTCAAGATCAAGAATGATGTTCTCAAGAGTATGTGGGACTCGTTGGAGCGGGATCAGTTCCCGCACAAGTCCTTATTAGAGCTGGAAACTCTTCAGCTCCTCGAAAG TTATCTTTGGCCAGGATACACAGAGAACTCTTCACACCACCATGTCTTGCTCACGGTTCTTATTGTGAATACAAAGCGAAGGGAGCGACTCGATACCTGGGCTCTGTTCGAGGACAGACCAGTGGACTTCTCAAGTCTTTTCCGCCGTGTACTGTCCATGAGTATCGACCAGACGCTGAGTATAGCTACCAGAACTCAGATTATGTGTTTTGTAATCCAGGGATTTCAATCTCTGGATTGTGGAATTGTCCGGAAAGAATGTGCTCCCCTTGTGTCAATATCAATATGGCACAATCTGGTGACCGAGGAGAAGCGGGACCATCTCCTAGATCAGGATTTGCACTTGCACAAGGCGTGGAGAGCTGCTTTAAGAAGGTACGAGGCCGCAGACGATGCTACAAAGGCCAGACTTCGTTTCGAGAGGTCTTGGCTCTACACGCTTGTTTTGGACTTCTATTCGCTCTTATATGGTGGCAACTCTACCCCAG ATGTCGTAATCTACTGCGAGCGCTTCATGGAGCTTCTTATAGATCTTCAGAGCCAACTACCAACAAGGCGCTATGTCAACACCCTGCTACAGGATCTTCATATTTCTACCGCCATAACTATATCTCCACTGTACAACGACGAAGACCATGGTCTTTTCCGCGATCTCCATGGACTGTTTCAACACTTCACCTTCTTCATAATAAACGATTATACGGGGGCGCAGCTGAGCTCAGCTGAAGCCTATGGCCGCAAGTGTGCGGAGCTTGCAAAGCTACAGCGCATAGCATTCCAGCATTTCAGAGAGAAGCTGTTGGTTCTAGCGCTCTCAAACTATGGCTCTATCGGAGACAGGGGAGAACTTGTAACCCTCTTGGAACCGTTGACAGACGACGAGGTGTCTAGGCTGGCTTCTTTGCTGCTTCTGCGTACATCATACCCGGATGCAGCCAAACTGCCGGTTGACCGCAAATTCCTAATTGAGGTCCTACTCTCTGCATTCGAGAAGCGGCAAACCTTCCGGGATGTGATTCGTGACATGAACATCATGCCCACGGAACAGACACTGTTCGAAAGTAGCCTATTACGCACCGACAGTTACAATGGATCTCAACCGCTTGCTTTGCCAAAACTCAATCTCCAATATCTCTCGATCGGGGACTTCCTGTGGCGGGCGTTTGTTCTTTACAGGTGTGAGTCCTTCTATGGTATTCGCAAGGATGTCGAGGCCGCCCTGCAAAGGTTGAAGCCGATCTCACCAAGACCTGGAGAAACTTCTTTCACAGGAAACTCCCGGATGGCTTTACCAGTCAGCAAGCCAGC GGTTGTTGATGTGGTACCAGCTCAAGTTGGCGACGACGCACCTTCATTAGTCAAGGCTGAGGTCACCATTGACCTACGTCGCCTTACTGACGGTGTGAAAAGGGATTGGGACTCGTTAAGGCCAGATGATGTCGTATTCCTTTTGGCAGTCGATGCATCAACTTCACAGGAGAATGAGACAGGCGGACCACCTCTTGGTGAAGCTCAAAAGCAGGGATTGCTGGCAGTTCGTACCGCCGAGGTCATGCAAATTGTCGATGACCGAGGTCGCGCCGTCAGAGATGATGGCTTTGGGCGAGGAGCAATCCGCAGACTGATCCTCAAACTCGACCCGAATATGTACAAGGCTGACATTGAAGGTCCGTCATCCGCCAAGTCAGACATTTATCAACGATTCAATGTCGTAGTTCGACGAAGCGGGAGAGAAAACAACTTCAAACCTGTCTTGGAATCTATCAGAAGCCTGGCTCTCACCGATGTGCCCTTGGCTCCATGGCTGCACGAGGTTTTCCTAGGCTACGGGGACCCTGCCGCGGCTACCTTCAAGCTTCTCCCCAACCGGATCAAGACTCTGGATTACAGGGATACATTCCTCGATTGGCAGCATCTTGTTGCTAGCCTGCCTGGCAGGATAGTCGAGCCTGGTTTTGACGTGGATGGTAGCTTTGGTCCTCCTTACGTCCTGACGACAGCGGACAAGCCCGAAGAAGAGGTTTCGACCAAACAGTCAAAGAAGCGACGGAGAGATGCAGAGCCTGCCCTCATATCGGAAGTAGAGACGCTCAAAGTCTCTACCTACAAGACGCCAAACAACGGACCGTACCCTACTGATAGACTGAAGAGGAACAACGTTCGTTTCACCCCTGCCCAGATTGACGCCATCATATCAGGCAGTCAGCCCGGCTTGACTGTCATCGTTGGGCCACCTGGAACTGGCAAGACCGATGTGGCTACCCAGATCATCAACAACATCTACCACAACTTTCCCGAGCAGCGGACACTGCTTATCGCCCATAGCAACCAGGCACTAAACCAGCTGTTCACCAAGATTGTTGCTCTTGACATTGACGAGCGCCACTTGTTGCGCTTGGGACATGGCGAAGAAGACCTTGACGCTGGGGGCAACTTTGGCAAGGCTGGACGGGTGGAATCTTTCCTCAAAAACCGGGACAGGTATCTGTTAGAGGTTACCAAGCTGGCGGTCAGTATTGGTGCTCCTGGGGCCCATGGTAACTCAGCAGAGACCGCGGGCCACTTTAACTCTGTGTATGTTGAGCCGGCCTGGGCCAGGTTCTTGGCGTTCACCGACGACCCCTCGCTTTCTGCTGCGGAGGTTGCGGCGGCATTTCCGTTCACCGATTTCTTCGCCGATGCACCCCAGCCTCTATTTCCCCCGGAAGGAGACCGAGAAGCGGTTTCAGACATTATTAACGGATGTTACCGACACATCTCAAGGATATTTGCAGAGCTGGCTGACATCCTACCTTTTGAGATACTTCGACGTGAGAAGGATAAGGCAAATTACCTCCTGACTAGCGAGGCGCGCATCGTTGCAATGACATCTACCCACGCCGCAATAAGGCGAGGAGAGATTGCCTCTCTTGGATTCAAGTACGACAATGTCGTGGTGGAGGAGGCCGCACAAATCACTGAAATCGAGAGTTTCATTCCTCTAGCCATGCAAAAGCCCAAAGCTGGCCACAATGGACTTCAACGCATAGTGCTGTGTGGTGATCACTTGCAGAACTCGCCCGTGATTCAGAATATGGCGTTCCGTCACTACGCGAACCTGGAGCAATCGCTTTTCTCACGTCTTGTACGCCTCGGGGTTCCGACAATAAGCTTGGATCAGCAAGGACGTGCTCGGCCGTCGATTGCCAAGCTGTACCAGTGGAGGTACAACAATCTGGGGAACCTGCCTCATGTTGAGACCAGCGACGAATTCTTGACCGCGAACGCTGGGTTCAAGTACGATTACCAATTCATCAACGTTCCGGACTACAAAGGCAAGGGGGAGTCTGAGCCGTCACCTCATTTCATCCAGAACTTAGGCGAGGCCGAGTACGCAGTTGCAATCTACCAGTACATGAGGCTCCTTGGGTACCCGGCGAATAAAATCAGCATTCTTACAACATATGCTGGTCAGCGTGCCCTGGTACGTGATGTGTTGAAACATCGTTGTGGGCGAGGTCAAATCTTTGGCCTGCCAAAGATTGTCACCACAGTTGATAAGTACCAGGGCGAGCAGAATGACT ATATTATTCTGTCACTGACCCGCACAGCGCGGGTGGGTTACCTCAGAGATGTCCGCCGTTTGACTGTCGCCCTCTCACGAGCTCGACTTGGTCTTTACGTTGTTGGGCGGCGACAAGTCTTTGAGTCTTGCCCAGAGCTGAGGCAGGCATTTGATATCCTTCTGCAGCGTCCCGATAAGTTGAGCCTGGTTACAGGAGAGCTGTGGCCCTCGCAAAGGAGCCTTGCGGATGAAACCGACAAAGAAACCGTACCAGGAGAAGTAGTCATGGAAGACGTGGTGCACATGGGTCAGTATGTGTACGAAATGACAGTGACTAAAATGGGGCAGATTGGTACAGGAAAGGGGCTGCCGATGTTGGAAGaggtggaggaggaggctgCAGGTGCAGTGGAAGCTCTCGCGCCCCCTCCAGCAGCCTCGGAGCTAATGGAGGTCACAGAAGACAGGGAAGTGGAAGGGATAGATCCGGAGATAGAAGATGCAGGGGTGGCAGCAAATTGA
- a CDS encoding ULK/ULK protein kinase, with the protein MADRSARRARPGDDSVGQFVIGAEIGKGSFAQVYMGKHKVSGAAVAIKSVELARLNKKLKENLYGEINILKTLRHPHIVALHDCVESATHINLMMEYCELGDLSLFIKKREKLSTNPATHDMARKYPNVPNSGLNEVVIRHFLKQLSSALKFLRESNLVHRDVKPQNLLLLPSPEFREVNKLARPILTASQDSLVPVAGLASLPMLKLADFGFARVLPSTSLAETLCGSPLYMAPEILRYERYDAKADLWSVGTVLFEMIVGRPPFRASNHVELLRKIEAAEDVIKFPRETTISSEMKGLTRALLKRNPVERISFENFFAHPVIISSIPGLVEDDIPKPEASEQRSSSKDTRAASKSDDPIASPRKYSFRRHPTDNDQIRDQFRRVEPPSSAAESAPSRQTSAFSGIAAEARKQAAAEASARTGQSSRNEPGDNLVPRRPQAQPSTSAPSKPGLYEERRRGISNASLNRSNRESSSPTSAALANDSARAPPQQTSRRVQAEEREKAAQDVAFERDYVVVEKKHVEVNAFADEMAANPRLGGQGTPLSPKSGQIVRRATQQGNPTSTTGAIPAAPSRTMQIAQGTQRHYHERGTSLSASPGSTASFITKAIQDASLRLLGIKYPAGLTKGASPPELYNPYPAYPTPSPPVGLISSGKQSTPVDEDARVAQLIEEHATRSDVVYGFAEVKYKQLVPLAPSAEHGLGGTTLEDMPTGEEDVLTVEAIVSLSEEALVLYVKALTLLAKSMDIASLWWARKNRGDQANNALSSTRDSVNTQTLSLRINSAVQWVRSRFNEVLEKAEVVRLRLMDAQKRLPDDHPSHPSNHPQGSESVNGASAEGVFLTVGVTAEKLMYDRALEMSRTAAINEITNEDLAGCEISYVTAIRMLEAVLDNDEDAPKRRLSANMDDSGGDGEDGHAEINADDQQAVQKMIHMIRSRLTSVRSKVRMISNASKAQQQSQPQSLIRRRSGDVTPRSVPSYSS; encoded by the exons ATGGCGGACCGATCAGCACGCCGTGCGCGCCCTGGCGACGACTCTGTAGGACAGTTTGTCATCGGGGCGGAGATCGGAAAGGGCAGCTTCGCCCAAGTTTACATGGGCAAGCACAAG GTATCTGGTGCCGCCGTTGCCATCAAGTCTGTCGAGCTGGCAAGACTCAATAAGAAACTCAAGGAGAACCTATACGGGGAGATAAATATCCTGAAGACTCTCCGACACCCTCATATTGTTGCCCTCCATGACTGCGTCGAGTCGGCAACACACATAAACCTCATGATGGAGTATTGCGAGCTAGGGGACCTGTCGCTATTCATTAAGAAGAGGGAGAAGCTGTCGACGAACCCAGCAACACACGATATGGCCCGCAAGTACCCCAACGTGCCAAACTCTGGTCTAAACGAGGTGGTCATTCGACACTTTCTCAAACAGCTCAGCAGCGCTCTGAAATTCCTTAGAGAGAGCAATCTTGTACACCGAGATGTGAAGCCGCAGAACCTTCTCCTGCTTCCCTCGCCCGAGTTCCGGGAGGTAAACAAATTAGCCCGCCCTATCCTTACAGCAAGTCAGGACTCCCTCGTCCCAGTCGCCGGCCTTGCATCGCTTCCCATGCTGAAGCTGGCCGACTTTGGCTTTGCGAGAGTCCTGCCGTCAACGTCACTGGCTGAGACTCTTTGCGGCTCACCATTGTATATGGCCCCAGAAATCCTCCGTTATGAGCGGTACGATGCCAAGGCAGACCTCTGGTCTGTCGGGACTGTGTTATTCGAGATGATAGTGGGCAGGCCGCCCTTCCGCGCCAGCAATCATGTTGAGCTGCTGAGGAAGATCGAAGCCGCTGAGGATGTGATCAAGTTCCCCCGAGAGACCACGATAAGCTCAGAGATGAAGGGTCTTACAAGGGCACTTCTCAAACGGAATCCTGTTGAGCGCATCAGCTTCGAGAATTTCTTTGCTCACCCAGTTATTATTAGTTCGATACCGGGCTTGGTTGAGGATGATATACCCAAGCCTGAAGCTAGCGAGCAGCGTAGCAGCAGCAAGGATACCAGGGCGGCATCCAAAAGTGATGACCCAATCGCTTCCCCTAGAAAGTATTCTTTCCGACGCCACCCAACAGATAACGACCAAATCAGGGACCAGTTTCGAAGGGTGGAACCGCCGTCTTCTGCTGCAGAGAGCGCCCCTTCACGGCAAACATCAGCTTTTAGCGGTATTGCCGCGGAGGCTAGAAAACAAGCAGCCGCTGAAGCATCAGCACGAACCGGCCAGTCATCACGCAATGAGCCTGGAGACAACTTGGTCCCTCGCAGGCCGCAAGCGCAGCCTTCTACATCGGCTCCGAGCAAGCCGGGGTTGTACGAAGAACGTCGCCGTGGAATATCGAACGCATCGCTGAATCGATCCAACCGCGAATCATCATCCCCAACTAGTGCAGCTTTGGCCAATGATTCTGCAAGAGCGCCACCGCAGCAAACTTCTAGGAGAGTGCAGGCGGAGGAGAGAGAGAAGGCCGCGCAGGATGTAGCCTTTGAGCGGGACTACGTCGTTGTAGAGAAGAAGCATGTCGAGGTCAACGCTTTCGCAGATGAGATGGCTGCCAATCCTAGGCTGGGCGGCCAAGGCACGCCACTGTCGCCCAAGTCTGGGCAGATTGTCCGAAGAGCAACCCAGCAGGGAAATCCTACTTCTACCACTGGCGCAATTCCTGCAGCGCCATCGCGCACAATGCAGATCGCGCAAGGCACTCAGAGACACTATCACGAGCGCGGAACTTCTCTCTCAGCCAGTCCAGGCTCAACCGCTTCCTTCATTACCAAGGCTATCCAAGATGCAAGCTTACGACTGCTCGGAATTAAGTACCCGGCCGGTCTGACAAAGGGTGCATCGCCACCCGAGTTATATAACCCCTACCCTGCCTACCCTACCCCATCCCCACCGGTTGGCCTCATAAGCAGCGGAAAGCAGAGTACTCCCGTAGACGAGGATGCGCGGGTTGCGCAGCTGATCGAGGAGCACGCCACTCGCAGTGACGTCGTTTATGGCTTTGCAGAGGTCAAGTACAAACAGCTGGTTCCTCTCGCACCATCGGCGGAACATGGGCTAGGAGGAACAACGCTCGAAGACATGCCCACCGGCGAGGAAGATGTTCTCACGGTTGAGGCCATAGTCTCTCTGTCTGAAGAGGCACTGGTGCTATACGTAAAAGCCTTGACTCTCCTTGCGAAGTCGATGGATATTGCAAGCCTGTGGTGGGCTAGGAAGAACCGAGGTGATCAAGCAAACAACGCTCTTTCGTCGACGAGGGACTCTGTGAACACGCAGACACTATCATTGAGAATAAATTCGGCCGTTCAGTGGGTCCGCTCAAGATTCAATGAGGTGCTCGAAAAGGCCGAAGTAGTCAGGCTCCGGTTGATGGACGCACAGAAGCGACTTCCAGATGATCATCCGAGTCATCCTAGCAATCACCCACAAGGATCTGAATCAGTAAACGGCGCAAGCGCAGAAGGAGTCTTCTTGACAGTCGGTGTGACCGCGGAGAAGCTCATGTACGACCGCGCTCTGGAGATGAGTCGCACTGCTGCGATCAACGAGATCACCAATGAGGATTTGGCCGGGTGTGAGATCTCTTATGTCACGGCGATTCGTATGCTAGAGGCTGTTCTCGACAATGACGAGGATGCCCCGAAGCGAAGATTGTCTGCCAACATGGATGACAGCGGTGGTGACGGAGAAGATGGTCATGCGGAGATCAATGCCGATGACCAACAGGCGGTCCAGAAGA TGATTCACATGATTAGGTCTCGTCTTACCTCCGTACGCAGCAAGGTCCGCATGATATCCAATGCCTCAAAGGCCCAGCAACAATCTCAGCCACAGAGCCTCATCAGGCGTCGCAGCGGTGATGTGACGCCGCGAAGTGTCCCTTCATACAGCTCTTGA